The DNA window GCGGCGCCCGAGACCAGCGCGGCGCGTCGGACGCGGTTCCCCAGCGGCCTGACGATCACCTCGTGGTAGTCGAGGAGCGCGTCCACCCGGAACGCTGCCCGCCGATCCGCCGCGGCGACGACGACGCAGGCCCAGCGTTCGTCGTCGACGAGCTGCGTGACGGGGCGCGTCGCGAGGCCCAGCGTGGCGTCCAGATCCGCGAAGGGCACGGCGCCGCCTTCGTCGCGGAGGTAGAGCCGGCCCTCCATCGAGATCAGATCGCTCGGGGCGACGCGCCGCAGGCGCTCGATCGCCGTGGCCATGAAGATCACACGGACGTCCCTGACCTGGACGACGAGCCCTGGTGAGACACTGAGGTCGACGGGCACCGTCAGCGTGAAGCGCGTGCCTCGCCCGGGCTCGCTCTCCACCTCCACCCTGCCATGGAGCTGCGCGATCCGCTGGCGCACCACGTCGAGGCCGACCCCCCGACCGGAGAACGCGGACACGTTGCGCCGCGTGCTCACCCCGGCTTCGAAGATCAGCCCCAGCAGGTCGCGGAGATCCACCCCCGCGGCCCCTGGATGACCGCGCGCCGCGGCAACCTGCCTCAGCGCCTCCAGGTCGACACCCTTCCCGTCGTCACGCACCACGATGCGCGCGTCCCGACCGCTGATCGACGCCTCGATGTCGACGCTGCCGACCTCCGGCTTGCCGTTCGCGCGGCGGACGTCGGGCGGTTCGATCCCATGATCGATCGCGTTCCGCACCAGGTGCAGCAGCGGCTCGCGGAGGCCATCCCGCACCCGACGATCGATCTCCACGCCCGCGGCGCGGATGGTCACCGACACGGGGCGATCGAGGGCGCGGATCAGCTCGCGCGCGGCGCGTTCGATCGCGGGAGAGAGCGTCTCCAGGGAGACCACCCGCAGCGCGCGCGCGCGGGAACTGAGCTCGCTGGCCCCGATCGTGACGTCACGCCAGGCCTGGTCGTCCTGCAGCTCGGCTTCGGAAGCCCACCCGGCGAGGGTCCGCACCGCGGTGAGGCAGCGGTCGACCAGCCGACGGGCCTCCTCCCGATCGAGATCCAGCACCTCGGTCGGCTGAGGGCGGAGAAGCTGCCGCGAGCGCGTGAGGTCGGCGGTCAGACTGCCCACGAGATCGGCGAGCACGGTGTGGCGCGAGAGCAACGAGCTCCGCCTCCCCGCCGAGGCCAGGAGATCCTCGGCCGCAGCGAAGAGGTCACCCAGACGCGCCACGGAGATCCGCACCGTCTCGTCGGATCGGGCGCCCGAATCGGCGGCTGCCTCGACCACGACGGGGGCAGGGGAGATGGAGGTCGCCGTGGCGCTGGAGGAGATCGTCGTGCCCCCCGACGCCGCCGGGCTGGCTGGCGGGCTTGCGGAGGTGGACCTGGTGGGGGCGGTCGACACCATCGTCGCCGTGGCGCCAGGCGCTGGGGGCGCCAGCGGTGCGGCGTGCGGAACCGGGGGGGGCGCGGGGGCATGCCCGCTGGTGGTGAGCGGCGCCGCTGCCTGGGGCTCCTCGGCGCTCTCGATCCGACGCTGCGCCTCGGCCAGGGCTTCGTCGTCCGGGTCTTCGCCTGACGACAGCCGCGTCACCGCAGCCCGCAGCGCGCCGAGCGCTACATCGAGATCCGATGCCACCTGGGCCGTGTCGACGTCGCCGCCGTTGCGTACCGGCGCGAGCCGGCTCTCGAGCGCATGACAGAGGTGCTCCAGGCCGGGGTACCCCACGGCGTGGGCCGCACCCTTCAAGCTGTGCACCGCCCGGTAGATCTCGGCGACGGCGGGCTGCACCTCGCTCGGCGGACCCCCGGGCACGAGCGCTTGCGCCTCGTCCTCCAGCAGCGCGACGGTGTCTTCCAGCTCCCCCCGGAAGACCTGGCGCAGCTCGGAGAGCAGATCGCGTCCCGTGGTCACGTCAGATCTGGTACTGCGCGGTCGCGTCGCGCAGCCGTGCGGAGAGTTCGTTGAGATCCCGCGCCGCGCGTTCGATCTGGCGCGTCCCCTCCACCGTCTGCGTGGTCGCTGCGCTGATCGCGTGCATGGCCGAGGAGATCTGGCCGACCCCGGCGACCTGCTGCTGGATCGACGCCAGGATCTGGGTCGCGCTCCCCGTCGCCTCGGCGATCGTCGTGGCGAGCTGCTCGATGCGTTCTCCGGCCTGTCGCGCCGTGTCCACCGCCGCCGTGACCGCCTTGCTCCCCTCCTCGGTCACCAGGACCGCCGCGGTCGTCGACTTCTGGATGTCCCCAAGGATGGACCGCACCTGACCCGTTGCGCGCTTCGACTGCTCCGCCAGGCTGCGCACCTCCTGCGCCACCACGGCGAAGCCGCGCCCGTGCTCCCCCGCGCGCGCCGCCTCGATGGCGGCGTTCAGCGCGAGCAGGTTCGACTGCTCCGCCAGCTCGTTCACGGTGGTGATGATCTGCCCGACCGTCTGCGCCTGCTCGGACAGCGCCAGGATCCGCTCCGCGATCGAGTTGACCTGCTCCCGCACCCGCGCCATCGCCGCCACCGTCCGGTCCACGGCCTCGCTCCCGGCGTTGGACACCTCGACGCTCCGCCGCGACAGCTCGGCCACGGCCTGCGCTTGCTGCGTCGTCTGCTGCACCGTCTGCGACAGCTCGTCCACCGTCGTTGCCGTCTCCGCCACGGCCGATGCCGACTCGCTGGCGCCAGCGCCATGCTCCTGGGTGATCGACAGGATCTCCGCCGTCGCGCTCGACAGCGCCCCGACCGCTTCGTGGGTGCGAAGCGTCATCGTCCGCAGCGCCCGCCCCATCGCGTCCAGGTTACGACCGAGCTGCGCCATGTCGCCCGCGCCCTCGGCCTCCAGCGCTCCCGTCAGATCGCCTCGCGCCACCCGATCCACGAACTCCGCGTAACGGGCAACCAACCGCGCCAGCGACTCGCGCGCTTCGGCCTGTTCCGTGGCGCTCTTGCGCTGCTCCTCGAGCCGCTCGGTGAGCTCGTCGGTCATGCGGTTGAACGCCGCGCCGAGATCCGCGATCTCGTCGTGTCCCTCCACGTCGGCGCGCACGTTCCGCTCTCCCCCTCGGATCTGCCGTGCCGTGACCGCGAGCTGGGAGACGCGCCCCGAGATGCTCTGCGAGAGCGCCAGCGCGATCCCCACGGCGAGCAGGACGATCAGCCCCCGGCCCACCGTCATGATCCAGCGCGACTGGCTCATCACGCCGTGCGCATCATCGTAGATGGTGCGCGTCCTCGTGACGGTGCTGCTCACCACCTTGTTCAGCTCCTCGAGCCCCTCGTCCAGGAGCGGCCCGGTGCGGGTCCGCACCAGCTTCACGCTCTCTTCGAAGTTCGCGTTGTTCCGGTTGAGCGGGTAAATCTCCCGGATCCTCCGGTTGGCCCACTCCCGCCGCAGCTCGCGCACCCGGGTCAGCTTCTTGATCCGCTCATCGTTCGACGGAAAAGCGCTCTCCGCCTCGTCGAGCGCCTGATCGAGGTCCCGCTCGAGCTGCGCGATCTCGCCCTCGATTCGCGCCATCTCGGTGGGATCCTGCGTGAGGATGTGCAGGTAGTTCCGCCCGCGGAGCCGCTCCATCAGCGTGGCGGCGCGGCCGAGCGCCTGCGTCGGCTTCACCCCGTATGTGTAGAGGCCTTCGAGCGCGTCTTCCGTGACACGATCTTGGGCGAACCCGTAGATGGCGAGCAGCAGCACGAGCGCCACCACGGAAAGGAACCCTGCCCAGAGCTTCGTACCAACGTTCCACCGCATCACGGATGTGGATGTTACGTACGGGCCATTCGAGGCAAGGGAATATCGATGAAGAGCCTCGAAGAAGCGAAAAGCGCATCGAGATCGAGCACCGTGGTGCCGTCGTGATCCACCCCGAGCAGCACGGCTGCCACCTCCGGGGCGACCGTGGGAGGGGGCTCCTGCAGTGACGCCAGGTCGAGCGGCGTCGTGCCCTCGATCGCGTCGACCACCAGCCCGACCATCTCGTCATCCTTCCCCAGGAGCACCATCCTTCCATGTTCGGGCAGCGCTGTGAGCGGCAGCCCGAGCACGGCCCGCAGGTAGAACACCGGCACGACCGTCCCACCGCGAACGGTGAGCCCAGCCACTTCCGGAGGCGCATGGGGAAGAGGGGTGAGCCGGAGAATCTCGGCCACGCCTCGGATGCGGCTGGTCTGCAGCGCGCATGGCTCTCCGGCGACCTTCACCCGCAAGACCTCCAGCTCCGGGCGCGCCTGGCCGACGTCGATGGGAAGCGCGATCGCGCGGGTGCGCGTCTCCAGCAAGGTCTTCTGTTCCGCGGTCCATCGGTCGAAGCCGTGCTCGCTCATGATGTTCCCTTCAGACCGCTGCTCGGCTTGCTACCGGCCCGTAGCGCCAGGGCTTGTTCGAGACGCTGACAGTAAGCCAGCGCGTCCACGACGAGTGTATCGCCGAGATCGGCGAGGCAGGCCCCCTCGGAGAGCCCGAGCAGCAGCGTGCGCGCATTGCGCAGCCCACGCGCGGCTTCGGCCTCCTCGCCGGTCTGTACTGCTGCTGCTGCGGACACCAGGTGTGCGGCAGGACTTTGCGGCGTGAGCATCATCGCGCGCCGCGCGTCCTGGCTCGCCGCCTCCGCCCGACCCACATCGAGCAGCACCGTCGCGCGCAGCAGGTACAGCGAGGTCTCCATGGGCTCGGCCACGATCGCCTCGTCGAGCAGCGTGAGCGCCCGCTCGGTCTCGCCAGCATTCGCGAGCCGCCGCGCCTCGGCAGCAGGTGGCTCGCCGCGCGCTGCCACGTCCACCACGCCACGCGCTCCACCCTCGGGGGCCAGCGCCGTCTCGGCGACGGCGACCTTCGCACGCATCGGTACGACCCTCGGCTGCGATCGCGGCGTCGGAACCGGCATCGAGGCGGGAGCCAGGGCAATCGAGGCGGGAGCCAGGGCAATCGAGGCGGGAGCCAGGGCTGCGGAGGGCGGCGGCGGGGTCCCGGCCGCGGTGTCTCCGGGCGCCGCCGCCTCGCTCCGCGAGAAGGGCCTCACCGAGGATCTCGGCGCCACCGTCGCCGTCGACCTCGCACACGCCTCCTCCTTCACCCCGGCATCGACTTGGTAGACGTTGTGCCCTCGCTCCCGGCGCGGCGTGAGGCCGCTGTCGCTGCCGGGCACCGGATCCGACGGCGCCAGGACCAGCCAGCCACCGAGCGACAGCGCCGCCGCCATGCGCAGGAAGAACGCGGCCCGCACCTTCTCGTCCAGGTAGATCAGGACGTTGCGACAGAAAACCACGTCGACGTCCGCCGGCCACGGCGCGCTGGGCCGGACGGCATCCGCCAGGTTCAGGGGCTCGAAGCGCACCAGCGCCTGCGCCTCGGGGGCCACCCGCCGCAGCGCGTCTTCCTGGATGAACCAGCGCCGCTGCACCTCCTCCGACACCCCCCGGAAGGACCACGGCCCGTAACGCCCTGCCCGCGCCCGCGCCAGCGCCGTCGGGCTCAGATCGGTGGCGAGCACCTCCACCCGGGCCCGCGCCGCCGAGCCGAGCAGCTCCAGTGCCACCAGCGCCAGGCTGTACGCCTCCTCGCCCGTCGCGCACCCTGCCGACCAGAGCCGCGCCTGTCCCGCCGGACGACGCCGCAAGGCTTCCGGGAGCGCCAGCTCGCGCACCAGCTGAAAGTGCTCCGGATGCCGGAAGAAGTACGTCTCTCCGACCGTCAGCGCCGACGCCAGTGCCTGCTGTGCCGTGGGCTCCCGCGCGACGAGCCGCTGCAGGAGCTGCATCGGGTCTGCCAGCCCGAGCGCTTGCATGGTGCGACCGATCCCCACGTCGAAGTCCCGCCCGCGACCTCGCGTGAACACCAGCCCCAGGCTCTCCTTGATCTCGGCCTCCAGCGCGTGGCGCACCGGCTCGGACAGCGCCGGCGCATCCCGGCTCGGCGTCATGCCGTCGCCTCGAGTGCGACCAGGCCAGCGTCGATGGCGCGCTCGTCGTCGAGCGACAGCGTCGCGTCGAGATCGTGGATCAAGAGGAGCCCCCCTTCGACCGACACGATCCCCGCCACGTGCGCGAGCGTCAGGGGCGGGGGCGACACCCGCTCCTCCGGCACCTCGAGCAGCCCCTCCGCCCGGTCCACGATCAGCGCCACCCGCCGCCTCGCGCCGCGGGCCACCACCAGGTGATCTTCCACCAGGGGAGGGCGAGGCGGGTGCCCCAGCCGCACCCGCAGGTCCACCGCCACCGAGAGTTCCCCGCGGTGCGCGATGACGCCGAGCACATGGGCCGCGGTCCCCGGCAACGGCGTGATCAGCACCCGCTGGACGACCTCCAGGACGCGTACCGAGGGCAGCGCGTACCGGACCTCGTCGAGGCTGAACGTGAGGACTTCCAGCACCGAGAACACCCTACCACGCGACTCCGGCGTCGGGCGACTCTGCGTGTGATCAGTCTTACGTGACTGTCGTTTGAGGCACCATGCCGGAATTTTCGACGCCCGAGCGGTCCTGGTCCCCCGTATCCCCGTTTTTGTGGGCGTCACTGCCCCTGGCGTCCCCGGTGATGTCAGCGTGCTGGCGTTATTGACAGCGATTCGAGGAACGACTTATGAGGCGATGAAAATGAATATCGACTTCTCTGCTCCGTTCCGCACCGCCGCCTCCTGGGGTCGTGGTCTGCGTGTCCTCCTCCCTGCGGCGGCGCTCCTCGTGGGCTGCGGCGGTGACGACGACGGCAACACCCAGCCCACCGACGACTTCGAGGAGAAGGCCGCGCCCGTCGTCGCCCGCTATGCCGAGCTGGTTCACAAGAACTACTCGGACGCGCTCGATGGCGTCGTGGCCATCCGCAGCTCCCTCGCGACCCTCGTGCAGACGCCGACCGCAGCCAACCTGGCGGCCGCACGCAGCACCTGGCTCGAGGCGCGCAACCCGTATGGCCTGACCGAGGCCTACCGCTTCTATTTCGGCCCCATCGACAACGACGAGGGCCCCGAGGGGCAGATCAACGCCTGGCCGATGGACGAGTCGTACGTCGACTACGTCGTCGAGCTTCCGGATTCCGGGATCATCAACGATCCCGGCATGCACCCGACGCTCGGCACCGAGGCGCTGGCCGCACTCAACGAGGTGGGCGGCGAGGAGAACGTGGCGACCGGCTACCACGCCATCGAGTTCCTCCTCTGGGGCCAGGATCTCAGCGACACCGGCCCGGGCGACAGGCCCCACACGGACTACATCGACGGCCCCGACGGCACGGCTGCGAACCAGACGCGCCGCGGCGAGTATCTCCTTGCTGCGGGCGATCTGCTGTTCGAGGATCTGGAGGGCGTGACCAACGAGTGGGCAGCAGGAGCGGAGAACTACCGTGCGACGTTCGAGTCGCGGTCCAAGCGCGACTCCGTGCGCGACATCCTCCTCGGCATCGGGAGCCTCAGCGGCGCCGAGCTTGCCGGTGAGCGCATGCAGGTCGCGTACGACACGAAGGAGGAGGAGGACGAGCACTCCTGCTTCAGCGACAACACGCACAACGACATCCTGTACAACGCCCTCGGCATCCAGAACGTCTACCTCGGCCGCATCGGCACCACCGACGGCCCGGGCATCGACGACCTGGTCGAGGCGCGCAACCCCGAGCTGAACAAGAAGCTCAAGGAGCAGCTCGAGGCGAGCATCACGGCCATCAAGGCCATCCCGGTCCCCTTCGATCAGGCCATCCTGGGTGCCGACACCGACCCGGGTCGCGTCGCCGTGAAGGCCGCCATCGACGCCCTGCGCGCGCAGACGCAGTCCATCGTCGAGGTGGCCGATCTGCTCGGCGTCGAGCTCAACCTGGAGGAGTAACTGCCATGTCGTCCGCGATTCGAGTACGAGCACGCGCTGGCTGGAGCCTGGCACTCATCACCGCCGCTCTGGCAGGTTGTGCCAGCGAGGAGCCCTCGGCACCGAAGGGCCTCGAAGCCGAGGTGGGTGAAGAACTGAGCGGTGGCGCGACCACCATCTTCGACACCTCTCCCAGCGCATTCTCGTACTCGGCGCGGAACATGACCTCCGCCCGTCGCAGCGACTTCTTCGTCGGCAACTCGTTCTTCCGCGACAACTGGGTCATCGCGCCCGCCTCCACGAAGGGGCGCGATGGCCTCGGGCCCTTGCACAACGCCCGCTCTTGCTCCTCGTGTCACTTCAAGGACGGTCGAGGGCGACCGCCGGAGTCCATCGAAGAGCCCATGGTCGAGATGCTCATCCGTCTGAGCGTCCCTGGCGTCGACGGCGTCGGCGGCCCCGCTCCGGAGCCCATCTACGGCGGCCAGCTCCAGCCCAACGGCATCCCCGGTGTCCCCGGCGAGGGCCGCCCCCAGGTGACCTACGAAGAGGTCCCGGGCACGTACGAGGACGGCGAGGCCTACAGCCTTCGGCGCCCCACGTACACGATCGAGGAGCTCAACTACGGCCCCTTCGCTTCCGACGTCATGCTCTCCCCGCGCGTCGCGCCTGGGATGGTCGGCCTCGGCTTGCTCGAAGCCATCCCCGAGGAGACCCTCCTCGCGCTCGCCGACCCCGACGACGAAGACGGTGACGGCATCTCCGGCAGGCCCAACCACGTCTGGGATGCCCACGAGCGCACCCAGGTGATCGGCCGGTTCGGCTGGAAAGCGTCGCTCCCCACCGTGGAGCAGCAGACCGCTGCCGCGTTCCTTCACGACATGGGGATCACCACCGAGCTGCACCCCGACCAGAACTGCACCGACGCCCAGGCCGAGTGCCTCGCCGCCTACGACGATGGTGAGCCCGAGGCGAGCGCCAAGATCCTCTCCCGGACCACCTTCTACTCCGCCACGCTCGCCGTCCCCGGCCGGCGCAACTGGGAGGACCAGACGATCCTCCGCGGCAAGGCGCTCTTCCACGATGCGGGCTGCGCCTCCTGCCACACCCCCAAGCTTCAGACCGGCGTCCTCGAGGACTTCCCCGAGCTGTCGGAGCAGACCATCCGCCCCTTCACCGACCTCCTGCTCCACGACATGGGCGAAGGGCTCGCCGACGACCGCCCCGACTTCGAGGCCGATGGCCGCGAGTGGCGCACCCCGCCGCTCTGGGGCGTGGGCCTCATCCCTGTGGTCAACCGCCACCAGTTCCTTCTGCACGACGGCCGCGCGCGTGGCCTGGCCGAAGCCATCCTCTGGCACGGTGGCGAAGCCGAGCGCGCCCGCGAAGCCTTCCGCGGCATGCCCAGCGAAGACCGCGAAGCCCTGCTGCGCTTCCTGGAATCTCTCTGATTTTCCCTGGAGTCTCTCCGATGTGGACACGAACGAACCGAGGCCTCGTGCGCACCGTGAGCGCCCTCGGCCTGGGCGCCTTCCTGCTCGCTGGCTCCGTGCGCTGCTCGTCGAGCGAGGTCGTCGACAACCGCGGCCCGGTCATGCAGGACCTCGCCCGCAACGTCATGCTGCCGACCGTCGAGGCCCTGGCCACCGCCTCCACCCGCCTCGCCCCCGCCCTCGGCGCCTTCTGCGCGTCCCCTGACCAGGCCACCCTCGACGCCGCGCAGGACGCCTGGCGCGCCCTCCGTCAGCCCTGGGAGCACACCCAGGCCTTCCTGTTCGGCCCCTCGGATCAGCTCGGCACGGCCAACGCCATCGACTTCTGGCCCGTCCGCACCGACAGCGTCGACAAGGCCGTCACCTCGGCCCCCGACCCGGTGACCCCCGAGCACATCGCCACCCTCGGCGTGGCCACCCGCGGCATGCCCGCCCTCGAGTACCTCCTCTTCAGCCCCGACGGCGGCGACGCTGCCGTCCTCACCTCCCTGGGCGCCGACACCCAGGAAGCCCGCCACCGCTGCTCCTTTGCTGCTGCCGTCGCCACCGTGATCGAGACCGACATCGCCGCCCTCGCCGACGCCTGGCGCCCCGAGAAAGGCGCCTTCGTCGACGACGTCGCCAGCGCCGGCTCTGGCAGCGAGACCTTCCCCCGCGCACAGGACGGCATCAGCCGCGTCGTCAACACCGCCGTCGAGCTTCTCCAGAAGGTGACCGACGGCCGCATCGGCGCCCCCTCCGGCACCCGCACCGGCGGCACCCCGCAGCCCGCGCTGAGCGAATCCCGCTTCAGCGACAACACCAACACCGACCTCATCGAAGCCGCCCGCGGCGTCGAAGCCATCTACACCGGCAGCGCGGGCGGCACCTCGGGCCTCGGCCTCTCCACCCTCGTCGCCGAGCGCTCCGCCGAGCTGGATACCGCCATCCGCAACCAGTTCACCGACTTCGTGAACACCATCCAGGCCCTCCCGGCCCCCTTGCGTCAGGCCGTCGAGACCGATCCCGCCGCCGTCGCTACTGCCCTCGAAAGCGGCCGCGCCCTCCGCCGCCTCATCGCCGTCGACCTCGCCGGCACCCTCAGCGTCACCGTCACCCTCAACGACAACGACGGCGACTAGTACTGCGTACCCTGGATCAGGGGCCTGTCGGCCCCTACGCTCCCGATGGTCGCTACCCCTGCTTTCTTCGCAGATCGCTTGGCCAAGGACCCGGGACGAACCTGGGGAACACGATGCCAGGTACTGCGTATCAGGGGCCTGTCAGCCCCTGCGCTCCCGATGGTCGCTACCCCTGTTTCTTCGCAGCCGCCTGACGGTCGACCTTCCAACCCGGCACCGCGCCCCCTGCGCGCTCTCCGCGCTCTGCGCGCCCGCCTCGCCGCCCCCGTCGACATCGCCTCCCTCGTCGCCTTCCGCGTCCTCTTCGGCGCGATGATGCTCCTCAGCACCCTCCGCTTCTGGGCGCGCGGCTGGATCCACGACGTCTACGTCGCCCCCACCTTCCACTTCCACTACTTCGGCTTCCCCTGGGTGAACCCCTGGCCCGCGTGGGGCATGTACGCCCACTTCGCGATCATGGCCCTCGCCAGCCTGTGCATCGCCCTCGGCTTCCACTACCGCCTCGCCGCGATCACCTTCTTCCTCACGTTCACCTGGGCCGAGCTCTGCGAGAAGGCCACCTACCTCAACCACTACTACTTCGTCAGCATCGTCGCCCTGCTGGCCGTCTTCATGCCCCTCCACCGCGCCGCCTCCCTCGACGCGCGCCGCGACCCCTCGATCCTCCGCCCCACCGCGCCCACCTGGGCCCTCTGGACCCTCCGCTGCCAGCTCGGCCTCGTCTACCTCTTCGCCGGCCTCGCCAAGCTCAACGAAGACTGGCTCCTCCGCGCCCAGCCCCTCACCCTCTGGCTCGCCGCGCGCCGCGACCTCCCCCTCCTCGGCCCCTTGCTCTCCGCGCCCTGGTCTGCCCACGCCATGAGCTACGCCGGCGCCCTCTTCGACCTCACCGTCTTCCCCTTCCTCCTCTGGAAGCGCTCTCGACCCTTCGCCTACCTCGCCGTCATCGGCTTCCACACCGTCACCGGCATCCTGTTCCCGATCGGCATGTTCCCCTGGATCATGATCGTCGCGACGCTGGTCTTCTTCTCTCCCTCGTGGCCGCGCCGCGTCTTCGCCCCCCTCCTGCGCCGCTTCCCCTCGCTCCTCCCCGCACCGACCGAGCCATCGCTATCGCTCACCTCGACCGAGCCATCACGCGCCACGGCCAGCCCCCCGACCTCCACACCGCCCTCTTCTGCAGCGCGAGCGTTCTCTCCAGCGGCTCCCTCTGCCCCCCAGCTCTCCCGCCTCGCCACCGCCGCCCTCTGCGCGCACTTCGCCATCCAGCTCGCGTTGCCCCTTCGCCACCTGCTCTACCCTGGCCACTCTGGCTGGACCGACCAGGGCTTCCGCTTCGCCTGGCGCGTCATGCTCATCGAGAAGACCGGCCTCGTGACCTACCGCGTCCGCAACCCCGTCACCCAGCGCGTCTGGGTCGTCGACCCGGTCGAACGCCTCACCCCCCTCCAGGTCAAGATGATGGCCCTCAGCCCCGACATGATCCTGGAGTACGCCCACCACCTCGCCGCCGACTTCGCGCGCCGCGGCGAACCCGACGTCCAGGTCTTCGCCGACGCCTACGCCGCCATCAACGGCCGCCTCAACCAGCGCCTCATCGACCCCACCATCGACCTCGCCCGCGAACGCGACTCCCTGCTCCCGGCCCGCTGGATCCTCCCCCACACCGATCCCACGCTGCGCTGACCTGCGCGCCGCACGGCCGCCGCGCCATCCGCGCGTCGACGTGCTCACCCTCTCTCGAAGCGCTCCCCGTTCGCCTCGGCGCTTCCCTCAACCGCTCCCCACCTCCACCCGCCAAGCGTCCTCGCCTTCCTGCTCGAACCGCGTCTTCACCCCCAGAAGCTGCTCCAGCAGCCCCGCATGCGTCCGCGTATGCGACGACGGCACAACCGACCGGAACGACCCCCCTCCCGCCAGCGCCATCGGCAACAGAAGCTGATC is part of the Chondromyces crocatus genome and encodes:
- a CDS encoding hybrid sensor histidine kinase/response regulator, which translates into the protein MTTGRDLLSELRQVFRGELEDTVALLEDEAQALVPGGPPSEVQPAVAEIYRAVHSLKGAAHAVGYPGLEHLCHALESRLAPVRNGGDVDTAQVASDLDVALGALRAAVTRLSSGEDPDDEALAEAQRRIESAEEPQAAAPLTTSGHAPAPPPVPHAAPLAPPAPGATATMVSTAPTRSTSASPPASPAASGGTTISSSATATSISPAPVVVEAAADSGARSDETVRISVARLGDLFAAAEDLLASAGRRSSLLSRHTVLADLVGSLTADLTRSRQLLRPQPTEVLDLDREEARRLVDRCLTAVRTLAGWASEAELQDDQAWRDVTIGASELSSRARALRVVSLETLSPAIERAARELIRALDRPVSVTIRAAGVEIDRRVRDGLREPLLHLVRNAIDHGIEPPDVRRANGKPEVGSVDIEASISGRDARIVVRDDGKGVDLEALRQVAAARGHPGAAGVDLRDLLGLIFEAGVSTRRNVSAFSGRGVGLDVVRQRIAQLHGRVEVESEPGRGTRFTLTVPVDLSVSPGLVVQVRDVRVIFMATAIERLRRVAPSDLISMEGRLYLRDEGGAVPFADLDATLGLATRPVTQLVDDERWACVVVAAADRRAAFRVDALLDYHEVIVRPLGNRVRRAALVSGAAVLGDGEVALVLDAADLVRVAQPASISDDTTSTETSKRRRILVVDDSVTTRQLERTILEAAGYDVTLAHDGQHAWEILAEGHLSGQGQAMVDAVLSDIEMPRMDGFQLLARVRATPRTARLPFVLVTALDKPSDRQRALDLGASSYLIKRSFDQEALLETLERLL
- a CDS encoding chemotaxis protein CheW, which produces MSEHGFDRWTAEQKTLLETRTRAIALPIDVGQARPELEVLRVKVAGEPCALQTSRIRGVAEILRLTPLPHAPPEVAGLTVRGGTVVPVFYLRAVLGLPLTALPEHGRMVLLGKDDEMVGLVVDAIEGTTPLDLASLQEPPPTVAPEVAAVLLGVDHDGTTVLDLDALFASSRLFIDIPLPRMART
- a CDS encoding imelysin family protein, translated to MKMNIDFSAPFRTAASWGRGLRVLLPAAALLVGCGGDDDGNTQPTDDFEEKAAPVVARYAELVHKNYSDALDGVVAIRSSLATLVQTPTAANLAAARSTWLEARNPYGLTEAYRFYFGPIDNDEGPEGQINAWPMDESYVDYVVELPDSGIINDPGMHPTLGTEALAALNEVGGEENVATGYHAIEFLLWGQDLSDTGPGDRPHTDYIDGPDGTAANQTRRGEYLLAAGDLLFEDLEGVTNEWAAGAENYRATFESRSKRDSVRDILLGIGSLSGAELAGERMQVAYDTKEEEDEHSCFSDNTHNDILYNALGIQNVYLGRIGTTDGPGIDDLVEARNPELNKKLKEQLEASITAIKAIPVPFDQAILGADTDPGRVAVKAAIDALRAQTQSIVEVADLLGVELNLEE
- a CDS encoding CheR family methyltransferase, which produces MTPSRDAPALSEPVRHALEAEIKESLGLVFTRGRGRDFDVGIGRTMQALGLADPMQLLQRLVAREPTAQQALASALTVGETYFFRHPEHFQLVRELALPEALRRRPAGQARLWSAGCATGEEAYSLALVALELLGSAARARVEVLATDLSPTALARARAGRYGPWSFRGVSEEVQRRWFIQEDALRRVAPEAQALVRFEPLNLADAVRPSAPWPADVDVVFCRNVLIYLDEKVRAAFFLRMAAALSLGGWLVLAPSDPVPGSDSGLTPRRERGHNVYQVDAGVKEEACARSTATVAPRSSVRPFSRSEAAAPGDTAAGTPPPPSAALAPASIALAPASIALAPASMPVPTPRSQPRVVPMRAKVAVAETALAPEGGARGVVDVAARGEPPAAEARRLANAGETERALTLLDEAIVAEPMETSLYLLRATVLLDVGRAEAASQDARRAMMLTPQSPAAHLVSAAAAVQTGEEAEAARGLRNARTLLLGLSEGACLADLGDTLVVDALAYCQRLEQALALRAGSKPSSGLKGTS
- a CDS encoding chemotaxis protein CheW, coding for MLEVLTFSLDEVRYALPSVRVLEVVQRVLITPLPGTAAHVLGVIAHRGELSVAVDLRVRLGHPPRPPLVEDHLVVARGARRRVALIVDRAEGLLEVPEERVSPPPLTLAHVAGIVSVEGGLLLIHDLDATLSLDDERAIDAGLVALEATA
- a CDS encoding HAMP domain-containing methyl-accepting chemotaxis protein, whose amino-acid sequence is MRWNVGTKLWAGFLSVVALVLLLAIYGFAQDRVTEDALEGLYTYGVKPTQALGRAATLMERLRGRNYLHILTQDPTEMARIEGEIAQLERDLDQALDEAESAFPSNDERIKKLTRVRELRREWANRRIREIYPLNRNNANFEESVKLVRTRTGPLLDEGLEELNKVVSSTVTRTRTIYDDAHGVMSQSRWIMTVGRGLIVLLAVGIALALSQSISGRVSQLAVTARQIRGGERNVRADVEGHDEIADLGAAFNRMTDELTERLEEQRKSATEQAEARESLARLVARYAEFVDRVARGDLTGALEAEGAGDMAQLGRNLDAMGRALRTMTLRTHEAVGALSSATAEILSITQEHGAGASESASAVAETATTVDELSQTVQQTTQQAQAVAELSRRSVEVSNAGSEAVDRTVAAMARVREQVNSIAERILALSEQAQTVGQIITTVNELAEQSNLLALNAAIEAARAGEHGRGFAVVAQEVRSLAEQSKRATGQVRSILGDIQKSTTAAVLVTEEGSKAVTAAVDTARQAGERIEQLATTIAEATGSATQILASIQQQVAGVGQISSAMHAISAATTQTVEGTRQIERAARDLNELSARLRDATAQYQI
- a CDS encoding di-heme oxidoredictase family protein, whose product is MSSAIRVRARAGWSLALITAALAGCASEEPSAPKGLEAEVGEELSGGATTIFDTSPSAFSYSARNMTSARRSDFFVGNSFFRDNWVIAPASTKGRDGLGPLHNARSCSSCHFKDGRGRPPESIEEPMVEMLIRLSVPGVDGVGGPAPEPIYGGQLQPNGIPGVPGEGRPQVTYEEVPGTYEDGEAYSLRRPTYTIEELNYGPFASDVMLSPRVAPGMVGLGLLEAIPEETLLALADPDDEDGDGISGRPNHVWDAHERTQVIGRFGWKASLPTVEQQTAAAFLHDMGITTELHPDQNCTDAQAECLAAYDDGEPEASAKILSRTTFYSATLAVPGRRNWEDQTILRGKALFHDAGCASCHTPKLQTGVLEDFPELSEQTIRPFTDLLLHDMGEGLADDRPDFEADGREWRTPPLWGVGLIPVVNRHQFLLHDGRARGLAEAILWHGGEAERAREAFRGMPSEDREALLRFLESL